Within the Campylobacter sp. MIT 99-7217 genome, the region CTTTAAGCCTTTTTATAATGGCTCTTTCTCTTTCAGGGCGGTAAATACTGCCTCCACTTTGCATTTTAAGCTCGCCTATGCTTTTTACATAGTTCATTCTTTCATTTAAAAGTCTTAGAATTTCATCATCAACCTTGTCGATTTTATCTCTAAATTCTTTTATTTTAGGCATTCAAGCTCCTTTAAAATCTGCAAAACACTAGGATAAACCCCATCTAAAAAGCTCTTATCAAGCCCATCGCTACTACTTAACTTCCCACTTAAAACAAGCTTTGTTTTCATTCCAAGCCTTTTAGCCTCTATCAAATCGCCCTTATAATCATCGCTAATTATCGTAATATCTTTAAACTCAGCCCTTTCATCTTGCTTTTTAAGTAAATTTAAAGCTTCCTTATAAAAAGCAAGGCTTGGCTTCCCCACGACCTCGTATTTTAAATCACAAGCATATTTTAGCATGTGCATGATAGCACCAACTCCGGGGTAAGAAAGTCCGTCCTTTTTATAAATGCTTGTTTCATGCATGGCTATGACTTTGACGCCTTTTTTGGCTAGTTCTATCATCTTGGCAAAATCTTTAAAGTTAAAGCCGTCCCAGCTAGCTATCAAAAGAGCTTGTGGGCTTTGGAAATCAAGCTTAAAGCCTAAATTTTCAAGACTTTGCAAAAAAGGCTCGCTTCCAAAGGCAGCTATATTTTCATAGGGCTTAGCTTTAAAAAGCTTCCTCATAAGAGTACTTAGAACAAAAAAGGGATCGATATAAGCATTTTCTTTTATCGCAAGTTCTTTTTGCCTTAAAATTTGCAAAAAATCAAGCTTTTTGGTGTTATTTGTGATGATGACATAAGGGAGTTTTTTTAAATTTAAATGCTCAATCAACTGCTTTGCTCCCTCGATCAAGCTTTTGTCTTTATCACTAAGAAGGGTCCCTTGCACATCTAGGAAAAACATTAATTATCCTTTTTCCATACTATGTGCCCATTAATATTATATTTTTCATAAATGCTTAAAAGCTCTTCTAAAAAAGCTACAAGCTCATTTTCTTTATTTTCCTTGGCACTTTCTAGCATTCTTATAAACATTTTTTTACCGGTTTTTGTTTGCTTTAAATTCTTCTTTAAAAAATTATGCCTACTACAAAGTGTTTGACCATTTTCTAAACTTGCTTTTCCCCCCAAATCCTTAGGCTTTATATGATCTACATGTAGTTCTACACCTTCTTTTTGACCCATACCACAAATCACGCACTTGTAATCATCTCTTTGCAAAATTTGCTTTTTCAAAGCTGGTGTAAAATCCTCTAAATCCTCTCTTAAATTTACAAAATTTGGATCATAACGATAAATTCCTTTGTTGATTTTTTGCAAATAACCCTTTTGATGTAAGCTTCTAATACCTCTATCCGGATCTCTAAAAACTTTGCCTGTTCTTTTATACCATTCTTTTGTTAGCCAATCTACTACCTCAGGGTGAGAAATATCTTTATTCGCATTTGCTTTAAAAAACTCCATTATTAAATCAAGCTGAGAAAAAGCTTTTTTCATTTAAAATAAGTTCCTTTCATCTAAAATTCTTTTTCTTGCAAGTTTGCAATAATCCTTATCAAGTTCAAATCCAATACCTAAGCGATTATTTGACAAAGCTTCCAAAAGTGTAGTACCACTGCCACAAAAGGGATCTAAAACTGTATCACCCACAAAGGAAAAAAGCTTTATACAGCGTCTTGGTAACTCTCTGGGAAAGGGTGCTGGGTGACCTATTCGTTTTTTTGACTCTCCATTAAATTGCCAAAGTCCATTCGTCCAAGCCATAAATTCTTCCTTGCTTATATCACTTACTCCCTTAATTTTTTTCTTCCATTCCTCTTTATAAAGCACTAAAATAAGCTCTACAGAGGCTATAATGTAAGGAGCTGAAGCACTAAGCCAAGATCCCCAAGCAGTGCGGCGTGAGATATTACCCTCATTCCAAATAATAGTGCTATGATATTTCCAACCTATTTTTTTAGCAAGTTGCGTAATATCAGCACCCACGCTTTGAACTCCACCTTTATTTTTATCTAAGGGAACATTAAGGCAAAGTCTAGCCCTATTTTTTGCCCAAAAATAGCAATTTTTAAGCCATTGATGAGTGAAATTTAAATACTCATCGTAGCTTAAATTATCATCATTTGAACTATAGTCAATACCAACATTATAAGGTGGAGAAGTAACAATTAAATCTATACTTTCTTCTTTCAAAAGAGTTTTATCTAAGGAATTTGCATGATAAATTTTGATCTTATCTTCAGTAAAAAATAAGCTTTTTTCTTTGCTTTTTAAGCTTTCTTGTGCTAGCATTTTTTACCCTTTTAAACACTCAAGCTCTAAGGCAATTTGATCCTCAAAGCTTTCTCTTTTTCTAATGAGCCTTATTTTGCCATTTTCAAGGGCAAGTTCGCAAACTTTATTTCTGCTATTATAATTACTGCTCATTGAAAAGCCATAAGCTCCGGCATTTTTTATAAGCATGATATCGCCTTGCTTAGTGCTTGGCAAAGCTCTATCTTTGGCGAAAAAATCCCCACTTTCACAAATTCCACCCACCACATCACAAGGGCTTATTTCACCGCTTGAATAGGGCAAAATAATTTCGTGATAAGCATTATAAAGACTAGGACGGATAAGATCATTCATAGCCGCATCAACTATGATGAAGCGTTTATCCTCATTTTGCTTTTCATAAAGCACGGAAGTGATTAAAACGCCCGCTTTTCCAACCAAAAAGCGTCCTGGCTCAAGTCCTATGCTAAGATCAAGCCCCTTTAAGGAAGCTAAAATCCCCTGCGCGTAATCATATAAATTCGGCTCAGGCTCGTTTTTTTCATAGCTTATGCCAAGCCCTCCTCCTATGTCAAAGAATTTAAGCTCTATTTTAAGTGCTTTTAGCTCTTTTACTAAGTTTGCGACTATGCTAGCAGCCTCAGCTATAGGAGCTGTGTTTAAAAGCTGAGAGCCTATGTGAAAATGCACACCCACAGGCTCTAAAAACTCAGCCTTACTAGCATAAAGATAGATCTTTTTAGCCTCCTCAATGCTTACTCCAAATTTATCCTTTTTAAGCCCTGTTGAGATATAAGGGTGGGTTTTGGCATCTACATTTGGATTAACACGCACGCTGATTCTTGCTTTTTTGCCCATATTTTTGGCGATTTTTTCAAGCAAGAGCATTTCAGCATAACTTTCTAAATTTATATATAAAATATTATTTTCTAGGGCAAAATTAAGTTCATCTTCGCTTTTTCCTACCCCGCTAAAAATGATCTTATAAGGCTTTGCGCCCACCTTTAAGGCCCTTGCTATCTCGTTTTTGCTCACGCAATCAAAGCCACTATCAAGCTCACTAAGCATTTTTAAAAGGCTTAAATTTGAATTAGCCTTAAGAGCATAAAAAATTTGAGCTTTTCTTGCTTTAAAAGCTTCTTTTAGGGCAAAAAATCTTTGCTTAACCTCATCAAAATCATAAATATAAAAAGGAGTTTGATACTGCTGTTTTAATTTTTTATAGTCCATTTAAAACCTTATTTATAAAAATGTCATTATATCCAAAAATGAACCTTTTTTAAGCTAAAATCATTTATGCTTACGAAAACTCATTAAGGCTGTAAGAGCTAAAAGTAAAACAGGCAGGATAATGCCTATTTCAGGGAGCAAAACCCTTCCTTCGCTTAGTCTTATAAGCAAAAAAAGTAAGCCCCAAATTCCAAGTACTACTATGAAAAATACAAAGCTTAAAAAAGCAAGATTAAAAAATCTTGCAGTGATAGGAAAAAAATAATAAATAATAAGCATTAAAAAAGGCGCAAAAAATGGAGCAAAAATAAGTTTATAAAGCTCGGTTTTTACGCTCCAAATATTTACTCCTTGTTTTTGTAAGACAATGATGCTATCTAAAGCATCCATAATCGTATATGTGCTTTTGCTTGCTACACTTTCAATAAGCTTAGGTTTAAAATCATTTAAAGCTTGTAAATTTTTAAATTCTTTCACTTCAAGTCCTTTGCCTAAAAGTTCTAAATTTTCAGGAAAGCTTATACTTAAGCCATCTTCTAAGAGCCAAAAGCTATCTTGAAAATTAGCTTTTTTAGCATCGATAACCTCGCTGATATTTAAATCCTTAAGAGAAAAAATTTTCATTCCCAAAACTTCATTTTTAGAAGGATCAAGGCTTTTGATATAGATATAACTATCATCATATTTTATAAAAACATTATCGCTTTGTCTCATGAGTTCTGCATTATTTACGATATTTTTTTGATAAGAACTAGCATAAGCAAAGGGCGTAAAATTTAAAGCCACATAAATAAAACAAAAAAATAATGCCCATAAAAATGGGTATAAAATGATTAAATTTTTACTCAGTCCCAAGGCACAAAAGCTCACAAATTCATTGCTTCTAATGATAGAAATCATAGATAAAACCAAGGCAAAGATAAGTGCTACGGGTAAGATGTATTGAATGGCTGAGCATGCAAGAAATACTATATAAAGTAAAAATAAATTTGCAGCACTTGGCAAGTTTTGAAGATTAACGAGCAAATCAACGCTCAAAAAAAATGCCAGCAATCCAAAAAAAATAATAAAAAAATTCTTAAGATAAATTCCTGAAATAAATCTAAAAAAAACACTTTGCATGCTAAGCCTTGAGGCTAAATTTAGAAGCAACTTGAGTGATATCGCTTTGCATTAAAGCACTTAGTGCATTTGTGGCGTGGGCTAAAACGGGGTTTAAAATTTCAAGTTCAGCTTTTGTGAATTTACCCAAAACAAAATCAATCACATTTTGATCCTTGCCAACGCCTATGCGAACGCGCTCATAGTCATTTCCACAAAGCGTGTCAATGCTTTTAAGTCCGTTATGACCACCGCTTGAGCCACCTTTTTTAAATTTCAAAGCCCCAAGCTTTAAATCAATATCATCATGCAAAACCACCATACGCTCACACTTGTAAAAATCCTTAACCGCCTTGACACTAAGTCCTGAAGCATTCATAAAAGTATGAGGTTTTAAAAGCAAAAGTTCGCCACACTTTACCAGCTCGCCCTTAAATTTAGCATTTGAAATGGGAGTTTGAGAAAGGTTTTCTTTTTTGAGTTTTTCTAAAAATAAATCAAGAAGCATAAAACCCGCATTGTGGCGGGTTTTATCGTAAGTTTCGCCTAAATTTCCAAGTCCTACGACTAAGATCATCTCGCTTTTTCTACGCCTACAACAGCGACTCTATCAGCCTCAACGATGCTCACGCCATTAGGAACGACGATATCTCTTACAAGTAGGGCATCACCCACATCAAGTTTGCTTACATCAAGCTCAAAGAAATTTGGCAAATTTTCAGCCACACATTTTACCTTAAGCCTTCTTTTAGACTGGATCAAAACACCTTTATTTTTAAGGCCTATCGCTATTCCTGTGATCTTTATCGGCACCATGTATTTTGAAAGCACGCCTTTTTGTGCTACTTTTAAATCCACATGCTTAAGCTGTGCTGTAACGGGATCTTTTTGATAATCCACAACCACAACGCTTAGTGTTTTTGAACCCACCTTAACATCAAAAATGAGGCTGGTTTTTTTTCGCACTTCTTTGATGAAGTCATTAAGCTTAAAGGCTGCGTTTATATTTTCAAGCCCTTTGCCATAGATGTTTGCGATTAGATAACCATCTCTTTTTAAAGCCTTAGAAGCCTTTCTACCGATACTCTCTCTAACGATACCTTCTAACATCTTTTTCCTTTCTTGTAAAATGAAAGCGTTATTTTATCATTTTAAGCTTATGATAAGGTAAATTCACTCTCTTTTGAAGGATTATTTTTTAAATTTAAAAAGAGTGTTTATCTTTTTTAAGGCTTGTTTGCTATAATTTATGCAAAAATTTTTTAAGGTTAAAAATATGAAACTTTTTGGAACAGATGGGGTTCGTGCAAAGGCTGGGGAGTTTTTAGATAGCTTTCTTGCTATGCGTCTTGCTATGGCTGCTGGGATTTATTTTAAAGAAAAATCACTCACAAACAACATACTTGTCGGCAAAGACACCCGCCGCAGTGGCTATATGATAGAAAACGCCATAGTTTCAGGGCTTACCTCCATAGGTTACAATGTCATTCAAATAGGACCTATGCCAACTCCGGCTATAGCCTTTTTAACTGAGGATATGAGATGTGACGCTGGTATTATGATCTCAGCTTCTCATAATCCTTACTATGATAATGGGATTAAATTTTTTGATGCTCACGGAAACAAGCTTGGGGTTGAAAGTGAGGCTAAAATCGAGGAAATTTA harbors:
- the lysA gene encoding diaminopimelate decarboxylase yields the protein MDYKKLKQQYQTPFYIYDFDEVKQRFFALKEAFKARKAQIFYALKANSNLSLLKMLSELDSGFDCVSKNEIARALKVGAKPYKIIFSGVGKSEDELNFALENNILYINLESYAEMLLLEKIAKNMGKKARISVRVNPNVDAKTHPYISTGLKKDKFGVSIEEAKKIYLYASKAEFLEPVGVHFHIGSQLLNTAPIAEAASIVANLVKELKALKIELKFFDIGGGLGISYEKNEPEPNLYDYAQGILASLKGLDLSIGLEPGRFLVGKAGVLITSVLYEKQNEDKRFIIVDAAMNDLIRPSLYNAYHEIILPYSSGEISPCDVVGGICESGDFFAKDRALPSTKQGDIMLIKNAGAYGFSMSSNYNSRNKVCELALENGKIRLIRKRESFEDQIALELECLKG
- a CDS encoding HAD-IIA family hydrolase is translated as MFFLDVQGTLLSDKDKSLIEGAKQLIEHLNLKKLPYVIITNNTKKLDFLQILRQKELAIKENAYIDPFFVLSTLMRKLFKAKPYENIAAFGSEPFLQSLENLGFKLDFQSPQALLIASWDGFNFKDFAKMIELAKKGVKVIAMHETSIYKKDGLSYPGVGAIMHMLKYACDLKYEVVGKPSLAFYKEALNLLKKQDERAEFKDITIISDDYKGDLIEAKRLGMKTKLVLSGKLSSSDGLDKSFLDGVYPSVLQILKELECLK
- the pth gene encoding aminoacyl-tRNA hydrolase produces the protein MILVVGLGNLGETYDKTRHNAGFMLLDLFLEKLKKENLSQTPISNAKFKGELVKCGELLLLKPHTFMNASGLSVKAVKDFYKCERMVVLHDDIDLKLGALKFKKGGSSGGHNGLKSIDTLCGNDYERVRIGVGKDQNVIDFVLGKFTKAELEILNPVLAHATNALSALMQSDITQVASKFSLKA
- a CDS encoding 50S ribosomal protein L25/general stress protein Ctc produces the protein MLEGIVRESIGRKASKALKRDGYLIANIYGKGLENINAAFKLNDFIKEVRKKTSLIFDVKVGSKTLSVVVVDYQKDPVTAQLKHVDLKVAQKGVLSKYMVPIKITGIAIGLKNKGVLIQSKRRLKVKCVAENLPNFFELDVSKLDVGDALLVRDIVVPNGVSIVEADRVAVVGVEKAR
- a CDS encoding HNH endonuclease, whose protein sequence is MKKAFSQLDLIMEFFKANANKDISHPEVVDWLTKEWYKRTGKVFRDPDRGIRSLHQKGYLQKINKGIYRYDPNFVNLREDLEDFTPALKKQILQRDDYKCVICGMGQKEGVELHVDHIKPKDLGGKASLENGQTLCSRHNFLKKNLKQTKTGKKMFIRMLESAKENKENELVAFLEELLSIYEKYNINGHIVWKKDN
- a CDS encoding LptF/LptG family permease; the protein is MQSVFFRFISGIYLKNFFIIFFGLLAFFLSVDLLVNLQNLPSAANLFLLYIVFLACSAIQYILPVALIFALVLSMISIIRSNEFVSFCALGLSKNLIILYPFLWALFFCFIYVALNFTPFAYASSYQKNIVNNAELMRQSDNVFIKYDDSYIYIKSLDPSKNEVLGMKIFSLKDLNISEVIDAKKANFQDSFWLLEDGLSISFPENLELLGKGLEVKEFKNLQALNDFKPKLIESVASKSTYTIMDALDSIIVLQKQGVNIWSVKTELYKLIFAPFFAPFLMLIIYYFFPITARFFNLAFLSFVFFIVVLGIWGLLFLLIRLSEGRVLLPEIGIILPVLLLALTALMSFRKHK
- a CDS encoding DNA-methyltransferase; translated protein: MLAQESLKSKEKSLFFTEDKIKIYHANSLDKTLLKEESIDLIVTSPPYNVGIDYSSNDDNLSYDEYLNFTHQWLKNCYFWAKNRARLCLNVPLDKNKGGVQSVGADITQLAKKIGWKYHSTIIWNEGNISRRTAWGSWLSASAPYIIASVELILVLYKEEWKKKIKGVSDISKEEFMAWTNGLWQFNGESKKRIGHPAPFPRELPRRCIKLFSFVGDTVLDPFCGSGTTLLEALSNNRLGIGFELDKDYCKLARKRILDERNLF